A part of Melittangium boletus DSM 14713 genomic DNA contains:
- a CDS encoding LysM peptidoglycan-binding domain-containing protein: MTGVSSYKVRSGDTLSGIAKSNNTTVDALAQANGIKDPNKLAAGQTLRMPDSFDAKGSTPYTVRSGDTLSGIAKRNNTTVSALAQANGIKDPNKLAVGQKLQLPGASGTRPATGSSGDNFEPGKATGPSGTQQQPPASAPAGEVLGGLSRKYEARGAGTVSTGKGDNGGVSYGSYQFASKNGSAQNFVDSLKTSHPQYHAALAGKTPGTEAFSTAWKQLAAKDPKGFDQAQHDYIKATHYDVGAAEIKKATGLDVNTRSHALRDVAWSTSVQHGPKAADDIFKAALKGRDPATVSDAQLIKDIYAERGRRGANGELVHFSRSSRDVQEGVADRFVKESKDALAMLSREGSQPAATPSNVPTPTPRPADARPSSPANQGPTTETDNDTTPVKQGALPAKHVKVPYYSQFEGGHGYTPSDTACFKAATAMAGAAGAKVLGPADRIQVGTSENSKGQLAINSKKAAEGRSYIDQQLDKGKPVVVGVSHKDSNYNVDGLTDHFVTITGRGVDDKGRTYYTFHDPGTRHTSKGSDTNANNRFYVDEKTGAMTRPGSAATGSVTERRYDVAMVRRNG; this comes from the coding sequence ATGACTGGAGTGAGCAGCTACAAGGTTCGTTCGGGAGACACGCTGTCGGGCATCGCCAAGAGCAACAACACCACGGTGGACGCCCTGGCCCAGGCCAACGGCATCAAGGACCCGAACAAGCTGGCCGCCGGACAGACCCTGCGGATGCCGGACTCGTTCGATGCGAAGGGCTCCACCCCCTACACCGTCCGCTCGGGCGACACGCTGTCGGGCATCGCCAAGCGCAACAACACCACGGTGTCCGCCCTGGCCCAGGCCAACGGCATCAAGGACCCGAACAAGCTCGCCGTCGGGCAGAAGCTGCAGCTGCCGGGCGCTTCCGGCACCCGTCCCGCGACGGGCTCCTCCGGGGACAACTTCGAGCCGGGCAAGGCCACGGGCCCCTCGGGCACCCAGCAGCAGCCCCCCGCCTCCGCCCCCGCGGGCGAGGTGCTGGGCGGCCTGAGCCGCAAGTACGAGGCGCGCGGCGCTGGCACCGTGTCCACTGGCAAGGGTGACAACGGCGGCGTGTCCTACGGCTCCTACCAGTTCGCCTCCAAGAACGGCTCGGCGCAGAACTTCGTCGACTCGCTCAAGACGAGCCACCCGCAGTACCACGCGGCGCTGGCGGGCAAGACGCCCGGCACCGAGGCCTTCTCCACGGCCTGGAAGCAGCTGGCCGCGAAGGATCCGAAGGGCTTCGACCAGGCCCAGCACGACTACATCAAGGCCACGCACTACGACGTGGGCGCCGCGGAGATCAAGAAGGCCACGGGCCTGGACGTGAACACGCGCTCGCACGCGCTGCGCGACGTGGCCTGGTCCACCTCCGTGCAGCACGGCCCCAAGGCCGCCGATGACATCTTCAAGGCCGCGCTCAAGGGCCGCGACCCCGCCACGGTGAGCGACGCGCAGCTCATCAAGGACATCTACGCCGAGCGCGGCCGCCGGGGCGCCAACGGCGAGCTGGTGCACTTCTCCAGGAGCTCGCGTGACGTGCAGGAGGGCGTCGCCGATCGCTTCGTGAAGGAGTCCAAGGACGCCCTGGCCATGCTGTCGCGCGAGGGCTCGCAGCCCGCGGCCACGCCCTCCAACGTGCCCACGCCCACGCCCCGTCCGGCCGACGCCCGTCCCTCCTCGCCCGCCAACCAGGGCCCCACCACCGAGACGGACAACGACACCACCCCGGTGAAACAGGGCGCCCTGCCGGCCAAGCACGTGAAGGTGCCCTACTACAGCCAGTTCGAGGGCGGCCACGGCTACACGCCGAGCGACACGGCCTGCTTCAAGGCGGCCACGGCCATGGCCGGCGCCGCGGGGGCCAAGGTGCTCGGGCCGGCGGATCGCATCCAGGTGGGCACCAGCGAGAACAGCAAGGGCCAGCTCGCCATCAACTCGAAGAAGGCCGCCGAGGGCCGCAGCTACATCGACCAGCAGCTCGACAAGGGCAAGCCCGTGGTGGTGGGCGTCAGCCACAAGGACTCCAACTACAACGTGGACGGGCTGACGGACCACTTCGTCACCATCACCGGCCGGGGCGTGGACGACAAGGGCCGCACCTACTACACCTTCCACGATCCGGGCACCCGCCACACCAGCAAGGGCAGCGATACCAACGCGAACAACCGCTTCTACGTCGATGAGAAGACGGGCGCGATGACCCGGCCGGGCTCCGCGGCCACGGGCTCCGTCACCGAGCGCCGCTACGACGTGGCCATGGTGCGCCGCAACGGCTAG
- a CDS encoding VOC family protein has translation MPKAIPDGFHSLTPYLSLRDAAKAVEFYKAALGAVELYTLPMPGGKIAHGELQIGDSRLMFSDEMPEWGNKSAKSYGGTPVGLCVYTEDVDALAERFVKAGGKVVRPLENQFYGDRSGQFEDPEGYKWTLSQHVEEVSPEEMQRRMAKMGG, from the coding sequence ATGCCCAAGGCGATTCCCGACGGATTTCACTCCCTGACGCCCTACCTTTCGCTGCGCGATGCCGCGAAGGCCGTCGAGTTCTACAAGGCGGCCCTCGGCGCGGTCGAGCTGTACACGCTGCCGATGCCGGGTGGGAAGATCGCTCACGGGGAGCTCCAGATTGGTGACTCGCGGCTCATGTTCTCGGACGAGATGCCGGAGTGGGGCAACAAGAGCGCGAAGAGCTACGGCGGCACGCCGGTGGGGCTCTGTGTCTACACCGAGGACGTGGACGCCCTCGCCGAGCGCTTCGTGAAGGCCGGCGGAAAGGTCGTGCGCCCGCTGGAGAACCAGTTCTACGGCGACCGCTCGGGCCAGTTCGAGGATCCCGAGGGCTACAAGTGGACCCTCTCGCAGCACGTCGAGGAAGTGTCGCCCGAGGAGATGCAGCGCCGCATGGCGAAGATGGGCGGGTAG
- a CDS encoding DUF2277 domain-containing protein — protein sequence MCRNIKPLFNFAPPATDDDIRAAALQFVRKIAGTRKPSKQNTDAFEVAVEEIFQSSKRMLEGLVATTPPKDRARFEAMKKLRYKTSEPR from the coding sequence ATGTGCCGGAACATCAAACCCCTGTTCAACTTCGCGCCGCCCGCCACCGATGACGACATCCGCGCGGCGGCGCTCCAGTTCGTTCGGAAGATCGCGGGGACGCGCAAGCCTTCCAAGCAGAACACCGACGCCTTCGAGGTCGCCGTCGAGGAGATCTTCCAGAGTTCCAAGCGCATGCTCGAGGGGCTCGTGGCCACGACGCCTCCCAAGGACCGGGCCCGCTTCGAGGCCATGAAGAAGCTGCGCTACAAGACCTCCGAGCCGCGTTGA
- a CDS encoding VanW family protein, translating into MASPAPRLSELSAPALWWRRSKQLVLQANRLVRWTATPERWPRPVLAPTRGLSVLVASHRVDMARADPEADPLLEAGKQHNLRLAAPAFDGLWVTPDRPLSFWRVLGRLSEHAGYRHGLALRGGCLTPSIGGGICLLANALFELAARQGWHILERFGHTMEAVPPLEGALWGMDATVAWPYVDLVVAPREGPVRLGARVVEGQLRLSFHGEAAPRTRSRLWAEDDSLVETAEGWVRSNRIVRAVEDVATGTVLETGTVAENRRRLLSPESRQRTCLTCGETACHARVEVPASEGRSP; encoded by the coding sequence ATGGCCTCCCCGGCACCTCGGCTCTCCGAACTCTCCGCCCCGGCGTTGTGGTGGCGCAGGAGCAAGCAGCTCGTCCTCCAGGCGAACCGGCTGGTGCGGTGGACGGCCACGCCCGAGCGCTGGCCGCGCCCCGTGCTCGCGCCCACGCGGGGGTTGTCCGTCCTGGTGGCCTCCCACCGCGTGGACATGGCACGGGCGGACCCCGAGGCGGATCCCCTGCTGGAGGCGGGCAAGCAGCACAACCTGCGGCTCGCGGCGCCCGCGTTCGATGGCCTGTGGGTGACGCCCGATCGGCCCCTGTCCTTCTGGCGCGTCCTCGGCCGGTTGTCGGAGCACGCGGGCTACCGGCATGGCCTGGCGTTGAGGGGAGGGTGTCTCACTCCGTCCATTGGCGGGGGCATCTGCCTGCTGGCCAATGCCCTCTTCGAGCTGGCGGCGCGTCAGGGCTGGCACATCCTCGAGCGCTTTGGGCACACGATGGAGGCCGTGCCCCCGTTGGAGGGCGCGCTGTGGGGGATGGACGCCACGGTGGCCTGGCCCTACGTGGACCTGGTGGTGGCGCCGCGCGAGGGGCCCGTGCGACTCGGGGCCCGCGTCGTTGAAGGCCAACTGCGGCTCTCCTTCCACGGCGAGGCCGCTCCCCGGACGCGCTCCCGGCTCTGGGCCGAGGACGACTCGCTGGTGGAGACGGCGGAGGGGTGGGTGCGCTCCAATCGAATCGTCCGCGCGGTGGAGGACGTGGCCACGGGGACGGTGCTGGAGACGGGCACCGTCGCGGAGAACCGGCGCCGGCTGCTCAGCCCCGAGTCGCGCCAGCGCACGTGCCTGACGTGTGGAGAGACCGCGTGCCACGCGCGGGTCGAGGTGCCCGCGTCCGAGGGGCGAAGCCCGTGA
- a CDS encoding glycoside hydrolase family protein, whose translation MKHRVASACIAALMLLGCGASSSNTDSPTPVDKGTPLTKSAKRGIAFDLAAPEDLAALSPGVSWWYNWSPRPHGNVPADYPSRYGMDFIPMLWNGNFDAASIESFLKAHPDIQYLLLLNEPNLMDQANMSPQDAARLWPRYESVAANTGVRLVGPAMSWGTYPGYSDPVVWLDAFYSAYRAANGNRDPRIDYLAFHWYDYGLAGQLDRLKKYGKPFWVTEFANCHSQKDGAQIDSVAKQKAQMTEMVAVCESRADVFRYAWFTGRWTNDPCFASLLGAPGTLTELGAHYLSLPYATSASSAESTAETSPRGTR comes from the coding sequence ATGAAACATCGGGTCGCATCGGCATGCATCGCGGCGCTCATGCTGCTGGGGTGTGGTGCCAGTTCGTCCAACACGGATTCCCCCACCCCGGTGGACAAGGGGACCCCTCTGACCAAGAGCGCCAAGAGAGGGATTGCCTTCGACCTGGCGGCGCCCGAGGACCTCGCCGCCCTCTCTCCTGGCGTGAGCTGGTGGTACAACTGGAGCCCCCGGCCCCATGGGAACGTGCCCGCGGACTACCCGTCCCGCTATGGCATGGACTTCATCCCCATGCTGTGGAACGGGAACTTCGACGCCGCGAGCATCGAGTCCTTCCTCAAGGCCCATCCCGACATCCAGTACCTGCTGCTGCTCAACGAGCCCAATCTCATGGATCAGGCGAACATGTCGCCCCAGGACGCGGCTCGGCTGTGGCCCCGGTACGAGAGCGTCGCCGCGAACACGGGGGTGCGGTTGGTCGGCCCCGCGATGAGCTGGGGGACCTATCCGGGTTACTCGGATCCCGTGGTCTGGCTCGATGCCTTCTACTCGGCCTACCGCGCGGCGAATGGGAATCGCGACCCGCGCATCGATTACCTCGCGTTCCACTGGTACGACTATGGACTCGCGGGCCAACTGGACCGGCTCAAGAAGTACGGCAAGCCCTTCTGGGTCACGGAGTTCGCCAACTGCCATAGCCAGAAGGATGGCGCGCAGATCGACTCGGTCGCCAAGCAGAAGGCACAGATGACGGAGATGGTGGCCGTCTGTGAGAGCCGCGCGGACGTGTTCCGCTATGCCTGGTTCACGGGCCGGTGGACGAATGATCCGTGCTTCGCGAGCTTGCTGGGCGCTCCGGGAACCCTGACGGAGCTGGGCGCGCACTACCTCTCGCTGCCCTATGCGACCAGCGCGTCCAGCGCCGAGAGCACGGCGGAGACATCCCCGCGCGGCACCCGCTGA
- a CDS encoding ribosome-binding factor A, producing MSSEVESIPARHLRVQSTLFQEVSRLFRGELSDPLLEGVAVTSLELTPDGRNARIGFTLPPELAHAGPAPVEAALTRASGFIRAQLALGLDLKRVPHLRFIYVGVAFPELSSPESGVPTWDEESEEGGES from the coding sequence TTGTCCTCCGAAGTCGAGTCCATCCCCGCGCGCCACCTGCGCGTCCAGTCCACCTTGTTCCAGGAGGTGTCCCGCCTCTTCCGGGGAGAACTGTCGGATCCCCTGCTCGAGGGCGTCGCGGTGACGTCGCTCGAGCTGACGCCGGACGGGCGCAATGCCCGGATTGGCTTCACGCTTCCTCCCGAGCTCGCGCACGCCGGGCCCGCTCCGGTCGAGGCGGCCCTCACCCGCGCCAGTGGCTTCATTCGCGCGCAGCTCGCGCTCGGCTTGGATCTCAAGCGCGTGCCGCACCTGCGCTTCATCTACGTGGGCGTGGCCTTCCCCGAGCTCTCCAGTCCCGAATCCGGCGTCCCCACCTGGGACGAGGAGTCCGAGGAAGGGGGTGAGTCATGA
- a CDS encoding RtcB family protein yields MMPRIIESPPGAVPILAWARAVPAGAVKQLQHIASQPYVTGHVAAMPDVHVSEGVAVGTVFATEHHIVPGALGGDLGCGVSAVRFDFPAAALDRAELERLLAAFARAVPVGDAVHRGRGVPLQPGLEAERLSTHRLQREWERLAPRHLGTLGGGNHFLELDRDAGGDLWLLLHTGSRGVGAAIAAHHLRVAHASGEGTLPGLRTDTPEGARPRWSTPCAGWCSTRAGWLHWWRRLRPSTATSPRSSRMRRNW; encoded by the coding sequence ATGATGCCCCGCATCATCGAGAGCCCGCCGGGGGCCGTCCCCATCCTCGCCTGGGCCCGCGCGGTGCCAGCGGGCGCGGTGAAGCAGCTCCAGCACATCGCGAGTCAGCCCTATGTCACCGGACACGTGGCCGCCATGCCAGACGTCCACGTGTCCGAGGGCGTCGCCGTGGGCACCGTCTTCGCCACCGAGCACCACATCGTCCCCGGGGCACTGGGAGGAGACCTCGGCTGTGGCGTGAGCGCGGTGCGCTTCGACTTCCCCGCCGCGGCGCTCGACCGGGCGGAGCTGGAGCGCCTGCTCGCCGCGTTCGCTCGGGCCGTGCCCGTGGGGGACGCGGTGCACCGGGGGCGAGGGGTGCCACTGCAACCCGGGCTCGAGGCCGAGCGCCTCTCCACCCACCGCCTCCAGCGTGAGTGGGAACGGCTGGCCCCGAGGCACCTCGGGACGCTCGGGGGTGGCAATCATTTCCTGGAACTGGACCGCGACGCCGGGGGCGACCTCTGGCTGCTGCTCCACACGGGCTCACGGGGAGTGGGGGCCGCCATCGCCGCGCACCACCTGCGCGTGGCCCACGCTTCCGGGGAAGGCACGCTCCCGGGCCTGCGCACGGACACGCCCGAGGGCGCCCGGCCGCGCTGGAGCACGCCCTGCGCCGGGTGGTGTTCGACGCGGGCCGGGTGGCTTCACTGGTGGAGGAGGCTCCGGCCGTCTACCGCGACATCACCGAGGTCCTCGAGGATGAGGAGGAATTGGTGA
- a CDS encoding protein kinase, producing MSDTPPREGSRLGPYLLGRLHPDSDPALGYVYEAHHIETGAPALVMVPDASNPWAPRASCAVRSLSEVSPPFVSVEVERTPGATTRALHELTLLHIRLSGAMTCVEDCEDTAAFLSREPHLAPPSPRPRRRLLPLGLATLGGVALVMGLLLWPRAPAPKDATLDVGEVETVSGESVSWVDLAASTRPIIGYPLPSKPFKGQHKPPCTEGAEVEINGGCWAQLKQDAPCPRTTAEHQGKCYMPVRDPPPEPRSLQP from the coding sequence GTGAGCGACACTCCTCCACGCGAAGGCAGCAGGCTGGGACCGTACCTCCTCGGCAGGCTTCATCCGGACTCGGATCCGGCCCTGGGCTACGTCTACGAGGCGCATCACATCGAGACCGGCGCTCCCGCGCTCGTGATGGTGCCCGATGCCTCCAACCCCTGGGCTCCCCGCGCCTCCTGTGCCGTGCGCTCGCTGAGCGAGGTGTCTCCCCCCTTCGTCTCGGTGGAGGTGGAGCGCACGCCGGGGGCGACGACCCGGGCACTCCACGAGCTGACGCTGCTGCACATCCGGCTGTCCGGCGCGATGACCTGCGTCGAGGACTGCGAGGACACGGCGGCCTTCCTCTCCCGCGAGCCCCACCTCGCGCCACCAAGCCCGCGCCCGCGCCGACGCCTGTTGCCCCTTGGTCTCGCCACCCTCGGAGGCGTGGCGCTCGTGATGGGACTCCTGCTCTGGCCCCGGGCGCCCGCCCCCAAGGATGCGACGCTGGACGTGGGAGAGGTGGAGACCGTGTCCGGCGAGTCCGTGAGCTGGGTCGACCTGGCGGCGTCTACCCGCCCCATCATCGGCTATCCCCTGCCGTCCAAGCCGTTCAAGGGCCAGCACAAGCCGCCCTGCACCGAGGGCGCCGAGGTGGAGATCAACGGCGGTTGCTGGGCTCAACTCAAGCAGGATGCTCCCTGCCCCCGAACCACCGCCGAGCACCAGGGCAAGTGCTACATGCCTGTGCGAGACCCCCCTCCTGAGCCCCGCTCTCTCCAGCCATGA
- a CDS encoding C1q-like domain-containing protein, with product MMRHEKTFLTAAFVTALAVAAGSEARAEEERPRLEVPDYKTVDPALLNILVLPSCPSNGIVAFSAEGRSHISQGGATLLGYPTIYSNAGEAWVPGGGTFIAPCAGLYSFNVSLVRDPYYYGGTNDDVYSCLTLNGTDKGCAWAGETNSVGRATGTHTVALMLKKGDYVQSFAMSDTGYNRHLSVYRFTGFLVKSIDTSNP from the coding sequence ATGATGCGTCATGAAAAGACTTTTCTGACGGCGGCATTTGTCACTGCGCTGGCCGTGGCCGCTGGGAGCGAGGCACGCGCGGAGGAAGAGCGGCCTCGCCTGGAAGTACCCGACTACAAGACCGTGGACCCCGCGCTCCTCAATATCCTCGTGCTCCCCTCATGTCCCAGCAATGGAATCGTGGCGTTCTCGGCCGAGGGTAGATCTCATATATCCCAAGGTGGCGCCACGCTGTTGGGCTATCCAACGATATACTCCAATGCGGGAGAGGCGTGGGTTCCTGGAGGAGGAACGTTCATCGCGCCTTGCGCGGGACTCTATTCCTTCAACGTCTCCTTGGTGAGGGACCCGTATTATTACGGGGGGACGAACGACGATGTCTACTCATGCCTCACCCTCAATGGCACAGATAAGGGGTGCGCTTGGGCGGGAGAAACCAATTCAGTCGGCCGAGCCACGGGTACCCACACGGTTGCACTGATGCTGAAAAAGGGCGACTACGTCCAATCATTCGCCATGAGCGATACAGGGTACAACCGCCATCTGAGTGTCTACCGATTCACCGGCTTCCTGGTGAAGTCCATCGACACGTCCAATCCATGA
- a CDS encoding fibrinogen-like YCDxxxxGGGW domain-containing protein, whose amino-acid sequence MSGLLAWKGPTPSFGALPQKSAPEVGMNCSKASILSLLVLCTALPALAETAPGAAPATALENCQALQNAGVALSGTYWIRPSGGSPLTAYCDMETNGGGWTLVYNSVLGVNTTEFWNIAHWDRFGRRGQPRIESLFYDGSIYPHGRSYMDIIEDLMGKSVVVLVAEASGIDPYSMRFISPRFISGNPGIYSAQFAAGWSAPDFDGDLWSEQNCALNYGNVTQHYGICWNYNLGMDADAPIYDGGMGPHLYSGTATSVGLHSDGSAYTRVRRISRFVKW is encoded by the coding sequence ATGTCCGGGCTCCTGGCCTGGAAAGGTCCGACCCCTAGCTTTGGCGCGCTCCCCCAGAAGAGTGCCCCCGAGGTCGGAATGAATTGCTCCAAAGCGTCGATATTGAGCCTCCTGGTACTATGCACCGCCCTGCCCGCTCTCGCGGAAACTGCCCCAGGAGCCGCACCCGCGACGGCTCTTGAAAACTGTCAGGCATTACAAAACGCGGGCGTGGCTTTGTCTGGAACCTACTGGATCCGGCCCTCGGGCGGTTCACCCCTAACCGCCTACTGTGACATGGAGACGAACGGCGGAGGGTGGACGCTCGTCTACAACAGTGTTCTGGGCGTCAACACGACCGAGTTCTGGAACATCGCCCACTGGGATCGATTTGGTCGGCGAGGACAACCGCGCATCGAGTCGCTCTTCTACGATGGGAGCATCTACCCTCACGGCAGGTCCTATATGGACATCATCGAGGACCTGATGGGCAAGAGCGTCGTCGTCCTGGTGGCCGAGGCCAGCGGCATCGATCCCTACTCGATGAGGTTCATTTCCCCTCGGTTCATCTCTGGTAATCCGGGAATCTACTCAGCTCAATTCGCCGCCGGCTGGTCCGCGCCAGACTTCGATGGCGACCTGTGGTCCGAACAGAACTGCGCCCTCAATTATGGAAATGTTACTCAGCATTACGGCATCTGCTGGAATTACAATCTTGGGATGGACGCCGATGCCCCTATTTATGACGGAGGAATGGGTCCGCATCTCTACTCCGGTACCGCCACTTCCGTGGGACTCCACTCGGATGGGAGTGCGTACACCCGTGTTCGCCGCATCTCACGCTTCGTCAAGTGGTAG
- a CDS encoding GFA family protein, whose product MSPSPSATTPISAGLQTYKGSCRCGAVRFEVDFDPSAGTTRCNCTVCTKTAWWGINVKPGSFRLLSGQEVLRDYSRSEASHGRFCGVCGMHSFGHGNIPELGGEYYAVNANCLDGADLTGVQVTYLDGLHDTWAELGSAPYVSPFPSGPRA is encoded by the coding sequence ATGAGCCCTTCCCCCTCCGCGACGACCCCGATCTCCGCCGGCCTCCAGACGTACAAGGGCAGCTGTCGGTGTGGTGCCGTGCGCTTCGAGGTCGACTTCGATCCGAGCGCTGGGACGACCCGGTGCAACTGCACCGTCTGCACCAAGACCGCCTGGTGGGGCATCAACGTGAAGCCGGGATCCTTCCGACTCCTGTCGGGCCAGGAGGTCCTGCGCGACTACTCACGCTCCGAGGCCTCGCACGGCCGGTTCTGTGGGGTGTGCGGCATGCACTCGTTCGGGCACGGGAACATTCCGGAGCTCGGTGGGGAGTACTACGCCGTGAATGCGAACTGCCTGGATGGCGCGGACCTCACGGGCGTCCAGGTCACCTACCTCGACGGGCTCCACGACACCTGGGCCGAGCTCGGCAGCGCACCGTACGTGAGTCCGTTCCCCTCTGGGCCGCGCGCCTGA
- a CDS encoding helix-turn-helix transcriptional regulator: MVQTSARLLRVLSLLQSRRFWAGGDLALELGVTERSVRRDVDRLRTLGYPVHATAGVGGGYQLGAGKELPPLPLEDDEAVAVAVGLRIAATGPVKGLEEAAVRALGKLEQVLPKRLRRRVNALQAVSVRLGDAGPTVDAEALAVIANACRDSEILQFDYSSREGTATARSVEPYRLVHTSFRWYLLAYDLGREGWRTFRIDRIGPRRAIGRSFKPRPLPSEDVAAYVSQSVSTDVYRFRARVTVHAPARVVSEQLSGVAARIEGLDADRCLVHTGADSLEALAFHLGWMAFEFEVHEPRELAEHLRRLSERLARAAARTEEPAAAQTPSTAQGTV; this comes from the coding sequence GTGGTCCAGACCTCCGCCCGGCTGCTGCGGGTCCTGTCGCTGTTGCAGTCCCGGCGCTTCTGGGCGGGCGGTGACCTGGCACTCGAGCTCGGAGTCACCGAACGCAGCGTCCGCCGCGACGTCGATCGGCTGCGGACCCTCGGATACCCGGTGCATGCGACCGCCGGGGTCGGGGGCGGGTACCAGCTCGGCGCCGGCAAGGAGTTGCCACCCCTTCCGCTCGAGGACGACGAGGCCGTGGCCGTCGCGGTGGGCCTTCGCATCGCGGCGACCGGGCCCGTGAAAGGATTGGAGGAGGCCGCGGTGCGGGCGCTCGGAAAGCTGGAGCAGGTGCTGCCCAAGCGGCTCCGGCGCCGGGTGAACGCCCTCCAGGCCGTGAGCGTGCGGCTCGGCGATGCCGGGCCCACCGTCGACGCCGAGGCCCTGGCGGTGATCGCCAATGCGTGCCGCGACTCCGAGATTCTCCAGTTCGATTACAGCAGCCGCGAGGGGACGGCGACGGCGCGTTCCGTCGAGCCCTACCGCCTCGTGCACACCAGCTTCCGGTGGTACCTCCTCGCGTACGACCTCGGCAGGGAAGGGTGGCGGACCTTCCGGATCGATCGCATCGGCCCGAGGCGAGCCATCGGTCGCTCCTTCAAGCCCCGCCCGCTGCCGTCCGAGGACGTGGCCGCGTATGTCTCACAATCCGTCTCGACGGACGTGTACCGCTTCCGCGCCCGCGTGACGGTGCATGCCCCCGCTCGCGTCGTGTCGGAGCAGCTGTCCGGCGTGGCCGCGCGCATCGAGGGGTTGGACGCGGACCGTTGCCTCGTCCACACCGGCGCGGACAGCCTGGAGGCACTTGCCTTCCACCTCGGGTGGATGGCGTTCGAGTTCGAGGTGCACGAACCCCGGGAGCTCGCCGAACACCTTCGCCGCCTGTCCGAGCGGCTTGCCCGGGCGGCGGCTCGGACCGAGGAGCCCGCCGCCGCCCAGACTCCGTCCACCGCTCAGGGCACGGTGTAG